In the genome of uncultured Sphaerochaeta sp., the window CCTTCCCTCCCTTACGGTACTTCACGTTCCACCCAGGTTGTGCAGCGCAGGAGCTATAGGACAGGGCAGCCTCTTTTCCGCTCAAATCTGAGAGAAAGGCATTCAGTTCATCCCACAGGACAACACCCTTTCCGATAAAAGTGCGTATATCCTGCCAAGCTGGCTTCCGATCCTCTCCAAAAGCTTCACACCATTGCATGGAAATACCCCCAAATCTGAAGACATGTGTTTGTCCAGTATACACCTACACACGCGCCTGTAAAGGGAGCTGCCGCAAGAATAAACCCTGTTGGGAGAAAAGAATCACGCCAATTCGTAATCGAGCTTGAGAACGATATTCTGCGAGTAGTCGCCGAAGTGTTCACCGAACAGGCTCACACCCCCAATGAATTCTGCGTCTTCCTTGATACCGATTCTCACGCTGATGAAACACTGGTCCTTGATATGGAGGTCATCAATGACCGTTGGGGAGAGTTCAGCATCATCAAGGAAACTTCCATCGTGGGAGACTACCCAACTCTTGAGCAAACCATATTGGTTCAATGATTCGGGCCACCAGGAAGGGTTGAATTTTCCTCTTCTGCCCCCCAGATCACCAGGGCTGGTCCAGGTTCCCACTTCCACGTCGTTGATCCAGACGGTGATGTCGCTCGGCCAATCATTGCGGTAGAAAGGAGCCTCACTGCAGGACTCAAAGGAGAGATCGAGTCGCTTCAGCTTCCCACCATTGACAACAGTGTTGGGGAAACGATACTCAACGTACCCTTTGTAAAACCACAACAACTGAGCCGTGGTGTGTTCGGAAAAGTAGAACGAGCACGGTTGGTCAAAAATGCCGATTGCACTCTTCTCGCTGACAATGCCACAGGTGGGGTGTATCTCGCAGTCGGCATAATTGCCCACCGGCATGTCCAAAACAACGGAGTGTTCCTTGTTCTGCTGCGCCTGTTCGAGCAACAACTTGACCACAACCCGGTCACAGGCACGGATACTGACTTTCATCGAACCGCGGATGCCTGGTTGCGACTCGGTGGACAAAAGCCCTGCATGTTCCAGGATCCTCACATTGAGGGCAGCCGTAGAGGTGGGGAGATTCAGCTGTTCGGCGATCTCATTCACACTCAGACTGCGTACATTCAACAACTCAAGGATGTTGATCCTTGCCTCATTTGCAAGTGCCCGTGCAATACGAAGCATTTTTTTCTTGTCAGTGAAATCAAGAAAAATTTCCTGTAACATCCTTTGCCACTCTCCTGTACGCTCAACACTCTAGCATAAAAAGTGGAAATGGATAACCTTTGATGCACGGAGGAGAAAATTATCCTCAGTCAAGGATCAAATCGACGTACCTGAGTTTCTCAACCGGCTTGCCGTCACTGATCCTGCTGATGCCTCCAAACCAGGCCTCACTGCAGGCAAGGATGAACTCGGGGTCCTCAATGGGGAATGATGACGCTGAACCGATGACACAGTCGATGGCACACATCGGGCAGCGAAGCGTTCGCTCTCTGGGAGGCTTTTCCTCGATCCAATGGAGTTTTTCCTCCTGACTCGGATCGAAGCTATGCCCGCAATAGAAACAGGTGCAACGCTCACTGTGCACGATTGCAGACTCATTGGCGAAGGTAGCCTCATGGGCTTTCCTGATGTAATCAGATGAGAAGCGGCTGCTGACAAACAACTCTGTTCTTTCTGTCGTTTTTGGTTTCATCAGGTGCTTACCTTCCATCCATCCTCGATCAACAGCTCGAGGGTTTCGTAGGTTGCCTGCAGGCTGTCATGCTCATACTCATAGACACGAAAGCAATCCGAGAGGGCATCCTCAAGCTTGATGTACCCAAACCGACCATCAAGATGATCGAGCGTACATCCTTTGTTTATTCCTGTCAGGGAAAAACTGAAGGCGGCAATATCCACATTGCGGATAATGGTCCGGGTCAATGCTTTTTGCTCTTCACTCCAGCATTTCATGCGTTCCTCCTCCTTGGTTCATGTACAGCATACCCACCTCTCTGTGACACAGAGTGTCTCAAGGAAGAGAATTCTCCACAAACCAAGCCAACAGGCCACCCTCTTTCCTTCGTCCCAAATTTAGGCGATACTATTTCTTGCATGCACAGGGCATGCGACGAGGAGGCATGCAATGCACACACCCCACACCCTTATTACCTGCATTGTCAACAAAGGCACTGCAGAGGAAGTCATGGATGCGGCACGAGCTGCAGGCGCCACCGGCGGAACCATCCTCCCGGCTCGCGGAACCGGCAAGGAAGAGGATGTACGATTCTTTGGATATCCGCTTGTACCCGAAAAGGACATGTTGCTGGTCTTGGTGGGAGCCGGACTGACCGGCAAGGTGCTTGAAGCCATCAAGGAAGTCCCCTCGCTCAAGGAACCCGGCTCAGGCATCGCATTTTGTGTCGATGTCGAACGCTTTATGACCTTTGGTGATCCTGAGACTCTCTAGGAAGACGCAACAGCAAGCCCAAGACCAGACAGATTGCGCTGACGATCAGAATTCCCATTCCGACCCCAAAGCGTGTACTCAACCAACCCAACAGGAGGGCAATTCCTGCTGCAAAGAGGGATTCTGCCTGTGACTCGACCGACAACCCCGAAGCAAGGGATGTTTGTTCCATCCGCTCACTGACGTAGGCGATACCCATCGGTTTTCTCAGATTCTCCAGGATATAAATACCCAGATAGAGCAGTACTGCCAACGCTGCATAGGTGAGATGGAGCATAATACCACTCACCAGTCCGAGGGCAATACCCACAACCAACGTGATGTTCAACGGGGTTGCCAGATCCCCAAACCGGTCGGCGAGCTTGCCTGAGCGGCTCGAGGCAAAGGCTGTGGCGCCATACAGCAGCGAGTAGACGACACCCACGATAAGTGCAGTTCGCTTTTGGTCCTCATAGGCAAGGAGGATGGGAAGGGCAAGCGCAAAGGTCTGCAGGATTGGCTGGAGATAGTCCTTGAAAGCCTTGTAATACCCACTGAACAGGGCCTGGCTGGAGATGGTCCTGATCATGGAAACGTGTTTGAACGTAGTGAGCAGGGAAGAGAATACTGTTTTGAACTCCTTGCCGATGGAAGATAGCTTTGCCCTCTTCCGGCCATCCAGTTCCTTGGGATAGGAGAGTATGAGAAAGAGATTCAGCACATAGGGAATGATGGTGAACAGGAAAATCGGGGCATACGAACCACTGTAAAAGACCAACAGGGCTGCAATCAGTGCTGAGAGGGCGGCTCCTCGTTGGGACCAGGCCCTGGTATGGCCGTAGTAGTGGGTCTTTTGGTCCTCCCAGCCTTTGATGCGCAGGTAGTCGAAGATCATGGCCTTATGGGTGCCGGTACGGAAGGCATCACCGAAGGCATAGGCAACCATGGCCCCCAGCAACACCAGATACTGGTTTGCCAGGTAAAAAAGAATGAAGGCGGCAATGTAGAACAAGAAGGAGAAGGCCATGGTAATGCGTCTTCCCACACTGTCAGCGAAAATCCCAGACGGAATTTCGGTGATGTTGATCAGGATCTCCCGCACTGCATAGAGACTGCCGATTTCCACATAGCTGAGCCCCTTTTCAAGAAAGACCAACATCATGAACGGTTCATAGAACCGAAGATCCTTGAGAAACCCATATGCACAGAACTTGGCATACTGCACATTTTTGGAAAACACTTCCTTGCCCATGCTCCAATCACCCTTCCTGTTCTCTGTACTGAAGGCAAGTATAGTCCTTACAAACGAGGCTTTCCAGTGGAAGTACGGACAATGAGGCGATTCTGATACTCAATACGGGTCACCGCTCCTGATTCCAGTGTCCTGGGCATTTGTGCAGACATCTTCTCGCAGAGCAAGCGTACTGCACTCTTGCCCCCCTGGATGATGTAGTGCTCGACACTGGTAAGGCCGACACCCAAAAAAGACGACGGGTAAATGTTGTCGAATCCGCAGACGCTGTAGTCGGCTGGAATCGAAAAGCCTGCATCCTTGATGCCATCAATCACCCCGTACGCAACCATATCGTTGATAGCTACCATGGCTGTCACCCCAGGGGCTTCCTTCATGCAGCGCTTTGCGAGCAGATAGCCGGTCTGATGCTCAATATCGACGGTGTTCAATTCTGTCAGGGAGGGAATCTCAGAGGTGAAGAGGGAAAGCTTGGCCCCATCCCCATACTGTTTGACCTGAGCCTTCAAGCCCTCAAAGCGCCTTACCCGCGCACTGTGCTCGCTGTTGAGACTGGTGGAGAGGTAGGCGATATGGCGGTGTCCAAGATCGAGCAAGTGCTTGGCAACCAAGGTGCCGGCATTGAAGTTGTTCACGTCCACCGTATCCAACCCAAGCTCATTCTGCTTGTCACCCACCGCCACCACAGGAACCGTCTTGTTCAGCTCCCTGACCAGTTCAGGTTGCTGGGGTATCATGGCGAAAATGACACCCCCCACCATGGGGTCCTTGGCAAAGGCACAAACACGCTTCTCTTCTTCGGTATCCCAGTACGTGGTGAAAAGCATCGTACCCAGTCCCTTCACTTTCGCTTCCTGCTCCATTCCCTGGATGATGGTGGCGAAGTACGGGTTGATTACCGATGGACAGACGATCACCACCACCTTGCGGTCCTCCCTCACGTGCTTGCTTACGTAGCCCAACTCCCTGCTGGCTTGGTACACCGCATCGATGGTGGCATCGGAAAAACGGGAGAGGCTCTTCGAGGCAAGAATCATCGATACACTGGCTGCTGAGATACCAACCCGGTCTGCAATATCACGAAGGGTAACCTTTTTAGCTTTCATCTGAACTTCCTCATTATGGCAACTGCTAAAAGTTAAGCATTGTTAAGCAAATAACGCAAGAAAATTATTCATTGTTTTCTCATAATTTTCACATAGGTTTTCCTGTATCTTGCCAAAGAAGCAAAAAATATTTTTTGACTTTTGCAGGAACGTCCCGTACACTGCAGAAAAAGGCGTTGTAGAATGATGCTCAGTTTTTAGTAAACTTTGCTTAATTTAGTTCTACAAGATCACAAAACATTCAGGAGGAAAGAATGAAGAAAGCACTGTTTATCCTGTTGATCCTGGTCGTAGCCCTTATGCCGATCATGGCTCAGGGAACCAAGGAAGCTGCAAGCGAGGACGACTACAAGCTCGTTCTGAGAATGAGTCACGTGTTCGCACCGAACGAACAGCTCACCAAGTCTCTTGAGATTGTCATCAACAACATCAAGGATCGCACCAATGGAGCCATCGAAATCCAGCACTATCCGCAGAGCCAGCTCGCAGTCTACAAGGACGGCGTTGAGCAGGTCGCCCGTGGTGCAGACTTCATTTCCGTTGAGGACCCCTCATACCTCGGTGACTATGTAGCCGACTTCAATGCACTGGTAGGCCCGATGCTCTACAAGAGCTTTGATGAGTATGAGTACATGATCCAGACCGATCTGGTGAAGGGCATGCTGAAGGAACTGGAAGACAAGCACAGAATCAAAGTCTTGGCTCTCGACTACATCTTTGGTTTCAGGAACATGAAGACCAACAAGCTCATCACCACTCCTGCAGACCTGAAGGGCATGAAGATCCGCACCCCCGGAAGCCAGCTGTTCATCGACACCATCAACGCAATGGGCGCTACTGCAACCCCGCTTGGGTTTGCTGAAACCCTCTCTGCCGTGCAGCAGGGTGTTGTTGACGGGCTTGAAGGAACGATGGATGCATATGGCTCCAACGGCAGCGCTGAAGTAGCAAAGAACATGGCCCTCACCCAGCACTTCCTCGGAACCTGCGGTGTGTACATCAATGCTGATGTCTTCAACAAGATTCCTGCAAAGTACCAGACCATCATCCAGGAAGAGTTCACCGCTGGTGCCAAGCACATGATCGGCGAGATCTCCAACAACTATGAAGCCACCAAGGCTCGCCTTGAAGCAAAGGGCAACAAGTTCAATGAAGTTGACAGCGCTGCTTTTGCCAAGACCGTCGATGTGGTGTATGCGAACATGAAGGGTGTTACCCCTGGTATCTATCAGATTCTGCAGAACGAACTGGCAAAGATGCCCAAGTAAGTTTGTTTGTCCTGTACAGGCCGAAGATGAGGGTGTACAACCCGTTCTTCGGCCTGTACCATGTTTTTCAAGGAGAACATACCGATGCCCCAAGCCCTCAAGAAGGTTTTATCCAACTTCGAACTCATTCTGGCAAGCACCTGTATCATAGTTACTACCAGTCTTGTCATGCTCAACGTAATCCTGCGTTATTTCTTCAGGACCGGTCTTTATTGGTCTGAAGAGGTTGCAACCGCCTGCTTTGTATGGTCCGTCTTCATCGGAGCCGCTGCAGGATACAAGCACAAAGCCCATGTCGGGGTTGATATGCTGGTCAATCTTTGTCCCCCCACCCTCAAGAAGATTGTCACCATCGTTGTCGATCTGATCCTGCTTCTGATCAACGGCTACATCACCTATATTGCCGTCATCTATCTCTCCCTCTCGTATAAGAAACCCACCCCTGTATTGGGAATTTCCACCGCCTATATCAGCTCATCCATCCTGGTGAGTTTTGCCCTCATGACCATTTATGCCGTCTATTTCCTGATACAGGATATACGGACACCCAAGGAAGGAGGTGCCGCATGCTAGCTTATCTGCCCATTCTGCTGGTCTTCATTCTCTACTTCTCCAGCATCCCCATCGCCTATGCTCTCTTTGGTTCCTCTCTCTTTTATTTTGCACTCATCGATACCAGCAGCCCGGTTGACCTGATCCTGCAGAAATTCGTGACCAGCACCCAATCCTTCCCGTTGTTGGCCATCCCCTTCTTTGTCATGGCCGGCTCGATCATGAACTACGCAGGTATCAGCAAGAAGCTGATGCAATTTGCAGACGTGCTTACTGGTCATATGGCCGGCGGTCTTGCCCAGGTGAACGTTCTTCTGAGCATGCTCATGGGTGGTGTCTCCGGCTCTGCAAATGCTGATGCAGCCATGCAGAGCAAGATGCTCGTCCCTGAAATGGAAGCTCGCGGCTACGATCGTGCATTTTCCACGGCCATCACGGCAGCCTCCTCTGCGGTCACCCCTGTCATCCCCCCTGGCATCAACCTCATCATCTATGCCCTGATTGCAAACGTCTCGGTCGGACGCACCTTCATGGCAGGATACCTTCCCGGCCTGTTGATGACGGTCAGCCTGATGGTGGCGGTAGCCATCATCTCCAAGAAGCGCGGATACCAGCCGGTTCGTGAAAAGAAAGCCAGTACAAAAGAGATTCTGCACCAAGCGTTGGATTCCGTCTGGGCCCTGCTCTTCCCCTTCGGCATCATCCTTGGCCTGCGTGTCGGCATGTTCACCCCCTCTGAAGCTGGGGCGGTTGCTGTCTTCTACTGCATCATCGTAGGAAAGTTCATCTACAAGGAACTTGGCAAACAGCACATCATCCCTGTACTCAAGGAGACCGTTTTTGGGACCGCAGGGGTCGTGCTGATCATCGTCTCGGCCTCGGTCTTCGGCTACTACCTGAACTGGGAACGCATCCCCCAGGCAATGACAAGCCTGCTTCTCGATATCACCCAGAACAAGTACCTGATGCTGATGATCATCAACGTCCTCTTCCTGTTCATGGGCATGTTCCTCGAAGGAGGGGCTGCCATGATCATCCTTGCACCGCTGTTGGTGCCGGTGGTGACCAAGCTTGGTGTCGACCCGGTGCATTTCGGCTTGATCACTATCGTAAACATCATGATCGGTGGACTCACCCCACCCTTCGGCTCGATGATGTTCACCTGTTGCAGCATCACCAAGTGTAAGCTGCAGGACTTTGTGAAGGAAGTCATTCCCTTCATCATCGCCCTGCTCATCTCATTGTTGCTCGTGACCTACATACCGGCCATCAGCCTCATTCTTCCCAACATCCTGTATGGGACGATCTAACGAAGGAGTCAACTATGCACGTTTTTGCACACAGAGGATATAGCGGCGCGTATCCTGAGAATACCATGCTAGCCTTTGAGAAAGCCCTCGAATGCGGCTGTTACGGCATTGAACTGGATGTCCAGCTTACCAAGGATGGAGAGGTGGTGGTCATCCATGACGAGATGGTCGACCGTACCACTGACAAGACCGGCCGCGTCTGGGACTACACACTGGCTGAACTGCAGACCTGCAATGCAGGGGCCGGGACAGCGTTTGAAAACCAGAATCTCACCATTCCTACCTTTGAGGAGTATTGCAGCTGGGTTGCAACCACCGATCTTGTCACCAACATCGAGCTGAAAACCAGCATCATCTACTATCCTGAGATAGAAGAGAAAACCTGGGAGATCATCAAGCGTCACAAGCTGGAAGAGAAGGTTCTCTTTTCTTCGTTCAACCACCTTTCGCTTGCCGCCATCAAGGCACTTGCTCCTGGAGTACCCTGTGGGGCCTTGGTGCCCGAGTCCGGGCTGGTGAACGCGGGCTACTGCGCAAGCAAATTTGGATTTGAGTGCTATCATCCGGCCTACTGCACCATCGATGCGGCATCTGTGGCCGAATGCCATGAATACAACATCCAGGTGAATGTCTGGACGGTGAACAGCATGGATGCATTGGAGAACTGTTATGCAT includes:
- a CDS encoding helix-turn-helix domain-containing protein is translated as MLQEIFLDFTDKKKMLRIARALANEARINILELLNVRSLSVNEIAEQLNLPTSTAALNVRILEHAGLLSTESQPGIRGSMKVSIRACDRVVVKLLLEQAQQNKEHSVVLDMPVGNYADCEIHPTCGIVSEKSAIGIFDQPCSFYFSEHTTAQLLWFYKGYVEYRFPNTVVNGGKLKRLDLSFESCSEAPFYRNDWPSDITVWINDVEVGTWTSPGDLGGRRGKFNPSWWPESLNQYGLLKSWVVSHDGSFLDDAELSPTVIDDLHIKDQCFISVRIGIKEDAEFIGGVSLFGEHFGDYSQNIVLKLDYELA
- a CDS encoding P-II family nitrogen regulator translates to MHTPHTLITCIVNKGTAEEVMDAARAAGATGGTILPARGTGKEEDVRFFGYPLVPEKDMLLVLVGAGLTGKVLEAIKEVPSLKEPGSGIAFCVDVERFMTFGDPETL
- a CDS encoding MFS transporter, encoding MGKEVFSKNVQYAKFCAYGFLKDLRFYEPFMMLVFLEKGLSYVEIGSLYAVREILINITEIPSGIFADSVGRRITMAFSFLFYIAAFILFYLANQYLVLLGAMVAYAFGDAFRTGTHKAMIFDYLRIKGWEDQKTHYYGHTRAWSQRGAALSALIAALLVFYSGSYAPIFLFTIIPYVLNLFLILSYPKELDGRKRAKLSSIGKEFKTVFSSLLTTFKHVSMIRTISSQALFSGYYKAFKDYLQPILQTFALALPILLAYEDQKRTALIVGVVYSLLYGATAFASSRSGKLADRFGDLATPLNITLVVGIALGLVSGIMLHLTYAALAVLLYLGIYILENLRKPMGIAYVSERMEQTSLASGLSVESQAESLFAAGIALLLGWLSTRFGVGMGILIVSAICLVLGLLLRLPRESQDHQRS
- a CDS encoding LacI family DNA-binding transcriptional regulator, with protein sequence MKAKKVTLRDIADRVGISAASVSMILASKSLSRFSDATIDAVYQASRELGYVSKHVREDRKVVVIVCPSVINPYFATIIQGMEQEAKVKGLGTMLFTTYWDTEEEKRVCAFAKDPMVGGVIFAMIPQQPELVRELNKTVPVVAVGDKQNELGLDTVDVNNFNAGTLVAKHLLDLGHRHIAYLSTSLNSEHSARVRRFEGLKAQVKQYGDGAKLSLFTSEIPSLTELNTVDIEHQTGYLLAKRCMKEAPGVTAMVAINDMVAYGVIDGIKDAGFSIPADYSVCGFDNIYPSSFLGVGLTSVEHYIIQGGKSAVRLLCEKMSAQMPRTLESGAVTRIEYQNRLIVRTSTGKPRL
- a CDS encoding C4-dicarboxylate TRAP transporter substrate-binding protein, which gives rise to MKKALFILLILVVALMPIMAQGTKEAASEDDYKLVLRMSHVFAPNEQLTKSLEIVINNIKDRTNGAIEIQHYPQSQLAVYKDGVEQVARGADFISVEDPSYLGDYVADFNALVGPMLYKSFDEYEYMIQTDLVKGMLKELEDKHRIKVLALDYIFGFRNMKTNKLITTPADLKGMKIRTPGSQLFIDTINAMGATATPLGFAETLSAVQQGVVDGLEGTMDAYGSNGSAEVAKNMALTQHFLGTCGVYINADVFNKIPAKYQTIIQEEFTAGAKHMIGEISNNYEATKARLEAKGNKFNEVDSAAFAKTVDVVYANMKGVTPGIYQILQNELAKMPK
- a CDS encoding TRAP transporter small permease; translation: MPQALKKVLSNFELILASTCIIVTTSLVMLNVILRYFFRTGLYWSEEVATACFVWSVFIGAAAGYKHKAHVGVDMLVNLCPPTLKKIVTIVVDLILLLINGYITYIAVIYLSLSYKKPTPVLGISTAYISSSILVSFALMTIYAVYFLIQDIRTPKEGGAAC
- a CDS encoding TRAP transporter large permease; this translates as MLAYLPILLVFILYFSSIPIAYALFGSSLFYFALIDTSSPVDLILQKFVTSTQSFPLLAIPFFVMAGSIMNYAGISKKLMQFADVLTGHMAGGLAQVNVLLSMLMGGVSGSANADAAMQSKMLVPEMEARGYDRAFSTAITAASSAVTPVIPPGINLIIYALIANVSVGRTFMAGYLPGLLMTVSLMVAVAIISKKRGYQPVREKKASTKEILHQALDSVWALLFPFGIILGLRVGMFTPSEAGAVAVFYCIIVGKFIYKELGKQHIIPVLKETVFGTAGVVLIIVSASVFGYYLNWERIPQAMTSLLLDITQNKYLMLMIINVLFLFMGMFLEGGAAMIILAPLLVPVVTKLGVDPVHFGLITIVNIMIGGLTPPFGSMMFTCCSITKCKLQDFVKEVIPFIIALLISLLLVTYIPAISLILPNILYGTI
- a CDS encoding glycerophosphodiester phosphodiesterase, with protein sequence MHVFAHRGYSGAYPENTMLAFEKALECGCYGIELDVQLTKDGEVVVIHDEMVDRTTDKTGRVWDYTLAELQTCNAGAGTAFENQNLTIPTFEEYCSWVATTDLVTNIELKTSIIYYPEIEEKTWEIIKRHKLEEKVLFSSFNHLSLAAIKALAPGVPCGALVPESGLVNAGYCASKFGFECYHPAYCTIDAASVAECHEYNIQVNVWTVNSMDALENCYAWGCDGVFTNYPAVCKAYIEAKQAN